From the Amycolatopsis thermoflava N1165 genome, one window contains:
- a CDS encoding lytic transglycosylase domain-containing protein, with product MKHVTRAAGLLGAGLALVGVTALPVDGSGAGTAVPQALSLGEPPRIDDLGRPYEVVAQPPRLPVPPTLPPPTSLPAPGPRVRASPVSLGVGVPAAALAAYHRAADAVAGCGLSWTVLAAIGRVESNHGRHGGSQVYEDGSVVPRIRGLALDGAGGTASIPDTDRGALDGDPVLDRAVGPMQFIPSTWRAYAADGNGDRRADPDNIFDAALAAGRYLCAGGGNLADPGQLRAAVFRYNHSDAYVDLVLALADAYARGAVAAIAVPAVAPAPPPVTTPPPPPQVTEVPAPSTTAPATSTTPSMSTTPSTGTSSPATSSSSTTSSTPSPSSSRPSSSSAPSKTRSSTATTTTTG from the coding sequence ATGAAACACGTGACCCGCGCCGCCGGCCTGCTGGGCGCCGGGCTGGCCCTGGTGGGTGTGACCGCCCTGCCGGTGGACGGCTCCGGCGCCGGGACGGCCGTGCCGCAGGCGCTGTCCCTGGGCGAACCGCCCCGGATCGACGACCTTGGGCGGCCGTACGAGGTGGTCGCCCAGCCGCCGCGCCTGCCCGTGCCGCCGACTTTGCCGCCGCCGACCTCGCTGCCGGCTCCCGGCCCGCGGGTCAGGGCGTCGCCGGTTTCGCTGGGCGTCGGGGTTCCGGCCGCCGCGCTGGCGGCTTACCACCGGGCCGCGGACGCGGTCGCCGGGTGCGGCCTCAGCTGGACAGTGCTCGCCGCGATCGGACGGGTGGAATCCAACCACGGCCGCCACGGCGGCTCCCAGGTGTACGAGGACGGCTCGGTGGTGCCGCGGATCCGTGGTCTGGCACTGGACGGCGCGGGCGGCACCGCGTCCATTCCGGACACCGACCGCGGCGCACTCGACGGGGACCCCGTCCTGGATCGAGCGGTCGGGCCGATGCAGTTCATCCCGTCGACGTGGCGCGCCTACGCCGCCGACGGGAACGGCGACCGCAGAGCCGATCCGGACAACATCTTCGACGCGGCGCTCGCGGCGGGGCGGTACCTGTGCGCGGGCGGTGGGAACCTCGCCGATCCGGGGCAGTTGCGGGCGGCGGTGTTCCGGTACAACCACTCCGACGCCTACGTCGACCTCGTGCTCGCCCTCGCCGACGCCTATGCCCGCGGCGCGGTGGCGGCCATCGCGGTGCCGGCCGTCGCGCCCGCGCCGCCCCCGGTGACCACCCCGCCGCCTCCTCCGCAGGTGACCGAGGTTCCCGCGCCGAGCACGACGGCGCCGGCCACGAGCACGACGCCCAGCATGAGCACGACACCCAGCACGGGCACCAGCAGCCCGGCCACGTCCAGCTCCAGCACCACCAGCTCCACGCCGTCGCCGTCCTCGTCGCGACCGTCGTCGAGCTCGGCTCCCAGCAAGACCAGGTCCAGCACGGCAACGACCACCACCACCGGATGA